One part of the Desulfovibrio aminophilus DSM 12254 genome encodes these proteins:
- the drmC gene encoding DISARM system phospholipase D-like protein DrmC has translation MDDLLAVIAELGLELHPDRVSTVAAKIETLGSVEQFALTKSSFGPNADKELVGRLDRAWKNSKDTAPSDVASALRGASAAAVLRENRGAVELVWTGPSTGQVPVRHTEQVLCEVIEAAKRRLFLVSFVAYEVDSIIRALRGAIGRQVQIDVLLESSDKHGGRVTYDSVKAMKSILPSIDVYVWSSETKSKSGHFSGAVHAKCAVADGELSFITSANLTSAAMERNMELGVLVKGGELPFELHRHLEALISTKVIEKVDEDNCRHVG, from the coding sequence ATGGATGATCTGTTGGCAGTGATCGCCGAACTCGGTTTGGAGTTGCATCCCGACAGAGTCTCCACCGTGGCGGCAAAGATCGAAACGCTCGGATCGGTCGAGCAATTCGCCTTGACCAAGTCGAGCTTCGGTCCCAACGCGGACAAAGAGTTGGTTGGGCGATTGGATCGTGCCTGGAAGAACAGCAAAGACACCGCTCCAAGCGATGTGGCGTCCGCTCTCCGGGGAGCTTCGGCGGCGGCAGTCTTGCGCGAGAATCGCGGAGCTGTGGAGTTGGTATGGACAGGCCCATCTACCGGACAGGTGCCGGTAAGGCATACGGAACAGGTGCTCTGTGAAGTTATCGAAGCTGCGAAAAGACGTCTTTTCCTTGTCAGCTTCGTCGCCTATGAAGTGGATTCGATAATCAGGGCGCTCCGTGGTGCCATTGGTCGCCAGGTTCAGATCGACGTGTTGCTGGAGTCGTCGGACAAGCATGGCGGGCGGGTGACATACGATTCCGTCAAGGCCATGAAAAGCATTCTCCCCTCGATCGACGTTTACGTCTGGTCCTCGGAAACGAAGTCGAAATCGGGTCATTTTTCGGGAGCCGTTCACGCCAAATGCGCCGTGGCGGATGGTGAACTGTCCTTTATCACAAGTGCGAATCTCACCTCCGCCGCGATGGAGCGCAACATGGAACTCGGTGTCCTGGTCAAGGGCGGAGAGCTGCCCTTCGAGCTTCACCGGCATTTGGAAGCGCTGATTTCCACGAAGGTCATCGAAAAAGTGGACGAGGATAATTGCCGGCATGTCGGGTAA
- the drmB gene encoding DUF1998 domain-containing protein, whose amino-acid sequence MSSYLVGQVRPSQLLWTYGPGALIDLPNLSVLTMGLDRWNPDRCPPIDEARLLAAVRRVLGPQVERLRMPPFLREESVDPMSAEGKIGVPVRPFPRWLRCVKCGLLAEYDSGLFDIKANPYRPEQTHFVHSNCEKGKNADAVPARFLLACRNGHLDDFPWHWFVHGGPSECKGTLRFFERGASLQTENLWVKCDTCDAARSLVHAFGREAQENLPACRGRHPHLNKYEECTEDPRTILLGATNGWFPITLSVLAIPLERDQLGQLVLDGWEYFSDAESTDEIKVIVKTLVKSGSLPGIDKWDHRDIWKTVEDRKEGRSSTTVISEGDIKDPEWDVLTSDDPPTDWPHFLSSKTETPDGYRDRLARVLLLERLREVNALIGYTRVEAPEESTDPDERPPMADLSRNKPDWIPASEVHGEGIFIRFDENAVAEWEKQKAVQARSQKLEAGHRGWRNARGLDPDEGYPGIRYAMLHTFAHLLIRELALECGYNAASIRERIYAKSDEESPMAGVLLYTAAADSDGTLGGLVELGKPENLGRLIEQALDRATICSSDPLCSEHNPGVDRSLHAAACHACTFVAETSCERGNRYLDRALLVRTFEAVDVAFFAGNGGENG is encoded by the coding sequence ATGAGTTCCTATCTCGTCGGGCAAGTACGCCCCAGTCAATTGCTCTGGACCTATGGTCCCGGAGCCCTGATCGACCTGCCGAATCTTTCGGTCTTGACCATGGGTCTTGATCGTTGGAATCCGGACCGATGCCCGCCGATCGATGAGGCACGCCTACTCGCCGCCGTTCGCCGGGTGCTCGGCCCTCAAGTAGAACGGTTGCGGATGCCCCCCTTTCTTAGGGAGGAAAGTGTCGACCCCATGTCCGCCGAAGGCAAGATCGGTGTGCCGGTCCGCCCCTTTCCGCGTTGGTTGAGGTGCGTCAAATGCGGCTTGCTGGCCGAATACGATTCGGGCCTGTTCGACATCAAGGCCAACCCGTACCGCCCGGAGCAGACCCATTTCGTGCATTCGAACTGCGAGAAAGGCAAGAACGCCGACGCGGTTCCCGCCCGTTTTCTGCTCGCGTGCAGGAACGGTCACCTCGACGATTTTCCGTGGCATTGGTTCGTGCATGGCGGCCCCTCCGAGTGCAAAGGGACGCTACGTTTCTTCGAGCGAGGCGCATCCCTGCAGACCGAAAACCTTTGGGTGAAATGCGATACCTGCGACGCGGCACGTTCGCTGGTTCATGCCTTTGGGCGGGAGGCGCAGGAGAATCTCCCCGCCTGTCGAGGACGGCATCCCCACCTCAACAAGTACGAGGAATGTACCGAGGACCCCAGGACCATCCTTCTGGGGGCGACCAACGGATGGTTCCCGATCACGCTGTCCGTTCTCGCGATTCCTCTCGAACGAGACCAGCTCGGGCAATTGGTCCTGGATGGATGGGAGTATTTCTCGGATGCGGAGTCGACCGACGAGATCAAGGTGATAGTGAAGACCCTGGTCAAGAGCGGTAGCCTCCCGGGAATCGACAAATGGGATCATAGGGACATTTGGAAGACCGTCGAAGACCGAAAGGAAGGCCGATCGAGCACAACGGTCATTTCCGAGGGCGACATCAAGGACCCTGAGTGGGACGTCCTGACCTCGGACGATCCTCCGACGGACTGGCCGCATTTCTTGAGCAGCAAGACCGAAACACCGGATGGCTATCGAGACCGTCTGGCCAGGGTGTTGCTACTGGAACGTCTCCGTGAGGTGAACGCCCTGATCGGCTACACCCGGGTGGAGGCTCCGGAGGAATCGACCGATCCGGACGAGCGACCGCCGATGGCCGATCTCAGCCGGAACAAGCCCGATTGGATACCCGCCAGTGAGGTGCATGGTGAGGGGATATTCATCAGGTTCGACGAGAATGCCGTGGCCGAATGGGAAAAGCAAAAAGCCGTTCAGGCCCGAAGCCAAAAGCTGGAGGCGGGTCATCGGGGCTGGCGGAATGCGCGCGGGCTGGACCCCGACGAGGGATATCCGGGCATTAGATACGCCATGCTGCACACGTTCGCTCATCTTCTCATTCGTGAGCTGGCTCTAGAATGTGGCTACAACGCGGCGAGCATCCGGGAACGCATCTACGCCAAGAGCGATGAAGAATCACCCATGGCAGGCGTATTGCTCTACACGGCCGCCGCCGACTCCGATGGGACCCTGGGGGGCCTCGTGGAACTCGGGAAACCCGAAAATCTCGGCAGGCTGATCGAACAGGCTCTCGATCGGGCCACCATCTGTTCATCTGACCCGCTTTGCTCCGAACACAATCCGGGTGTCGACAGATCCCTTCATGCAGCGGCATGTCACGCCTGTACTTTCGTCGCCGAAACATCCTGCGAACGAGGGAACCGCTATCTCGACAGAGCTCTGCTCGTTAGGACATTCGAGGCCGTAGACGTCGCCTTCTTTGCCGGAAACGGAGGCGAGAATGGATGA
- the drmA gene encoding DISARM system helicase DrmA has translation MTDKLSINTHNSWLIRLGDEAHNRRFSVTVDHGSSLFRGVEEGDAVLIAGGDPLAAVSFARIYRIRAKLDETTFFFDGVLPVNGGKTLTDLAVTAPESKAAMVRLEWPVFEAALKTACGIAFDALPVLEGDSAEEQDYVRELLQLAVIDDLLGPADGPVEEIVGMSVRDRYLVGKLAPMDTAPDAAETDTFGESGRPDAEERDEEVDTSTHRSLVPSSMGFTFCVDGELENVQLFANWGRYERTQSERENEETGKSPRCWKRIPSGGSAVVSLKKRTIEPIRIDTDCPSVVVQGSVSAPLENGDRLVTLFLVNTQTMPEQNQDQAWIFQPELSVRDMEGRAVFRRRPILRADEFDEEREALEMIYRDRVEFAVGHGISVHATVSEEDRERATEVRTAVLPEYEIQVTETPGLEPEDRPAMRRMIEDGLLDMERLAELATPEKRDELVAGLKVLTDDYAEWIAENRNAIGSEVVGYDIPATEAMDRCNLILERLREGVDVLASDDRALAAFRFANRAMASQRIHSIYALAKRRGDEVTLDALNVRKNRSWRPFQLAFMLLSIPALADPTHRDRTQPLEAFADLLWFPTGGGKTEAYLGVAAFTMGIRRLQGDMGGLDGGRGLAVIMRYTLRLLTLQQFQRATALICAMEVLRRGEPAVWGETPFTIGLWVGQRVTPNTTEESHAAIEKERDGKYGTGSTPAQLTSCPWCGSEIAPGREIRVDRDLGRTFIYCGDKYGRCEFSQAKSKNLGLPVLVVDNEIYRHPPSMLIATVDKFAMMAWRGQVRTLFGKATRECPRHGLLWPEADCNGNHNAKGNLPRVSVKEITPIRPPDLIIQDEFHLISGPLGTMVGLYETAVDELSTWSIDGKTIRPKVIASTATVRKAEEQVNNVFLRKVSVFPPHGLDVEDNFFSVQRSVEDKPGRLYMGICSPGSSRPAVLIRVYVALLTAAQSLFQRFGAAADPYMTVVGYFNSLRELGGMRRLAEDDVQTRAYRVQMSDVKRPGLSQRSVRIVDELTSRVSNKEIPKKLDQLEVKFKPTWEKGETRAIDIVLATNMLSVGVDVNRIGLMVVNGQPKNTAEYIQATSRVGRSFPGLVCTVLTWSRPRDLSHYETFEHYHATFYKHVEAQSVTPFAARALDRGLTGAMVSLLRLENDSMNPNPGAQSLDSSGKAEALRARKVLSERAWKVKDKAAKTIADAMTADRIDRWVKESVKTGRRLGYETVHGQGDLAALLKKPGALAWDEFTVPMSMREVEPGVQLIMDASKHSTEPPSWKPKIKKANGGDA, from the coding sequence ATGACTGATAAACTGTCTATCAATACTCATAATTCCTGGCTCATCCGTCTCGGTGACGAAGCTCACAACCGGCGCTTTTCGGTGACCGTCGATCACGGCTCTTCTCTCTTCCGGGGTGTCGAGGAAGGTGACGCCGTGCTGATCGCCGGTGGCGACCCGTTGGCTGCGGTCTCGTTCGCCCGTATCTACCGCATTCGTGCCAAGCTCGACGAAACGACATTCTTCTTCGATGGCGTCCTCCCCGTGAATGGCGGAAAGACCTTGACCGACCTCGCGGTGACCGCACCCGAATCCAAGGCCGCCATGGTGCGACTGGAGTGGCCGGTATTCGAGGCGGCGCTGAAGACGGCTTGCGGCATCGCCTTCGATGCCCTGCCCGTACTGGAAGGCGATTCCGCCGAGGAACAGGACTACGTGCGGGAACTTCTCCAGTTGGCCGTCATCGACGACCTGCTCGGTCCGGCGGACGGGCCGGTCGAGGAGATCGTGGGCATGAGCGTCCGCGATCGCTACCTGGTCGGCAAGCTGGCTCCGATGGACACGGCTCCGGATGCGGCGGAGACGGACACCTTCGGCGAATCGGGACGCCCGGATGCCGAGGAGCGAGACGAGGAAGTCGACACCTCCACCCATCGATCCCTGGTTCCATCGTCCATGGGGTTCACCTTCTGCGTTGACGGCGAACTGGAAAATGTCCAACTGTTCGCCAACTGGGGGCGTTACGAACGGACGCAGAGCGAGCGGGAGAACGAAGAGACGGGCAAATCCCCTCGTTGCTGGAAGCGCATACCCTCGGGCGGCTCCGCCGTGGTCTCCCTGAAGAAGCGGACCATCGAACCGATCCGGATCGACACGGACTGCCCTTCGGTCGTGGTGCAGGGCTCGGTCAGCGCCCCGCTGGAAAACGGCGACAGGCTGGTTACGCTCTTTCTGGTCAACACCCAGACCATGCCCGAACAGAACCAGGATCAGGCCTGGATATTCCAGCCCGAACTGAGCGTGCGGGACATGGAGGGGCGTGCGGTGTTCCGGCGTCGCCCGATCCTGCGGGCCGACGAATTCGACGAGGAGCGTGAAGCACTCGAAATGATCTATCGGGACCGGGTCGAGTTCGCCGTCGGACATGGCATTTCGGTCCACGCGACCGTATCGGAGGAAGATCGCGAGCGGGCCACGGAGGTCAGGACCGCCGTTCTGCCCGAGTACGAGATCCAGGTGACCGAAACGCCCGGTCTCGAACCGGAAGACCGCCCGGCCATGCGTCGGATGATCGAGGACGGCCTGCTCGACATGGAGCGACTCGCCGAGCTCGCCACACCCGAAAAGCGCGACGAACTGGTCGCCGGGCTGAAAGTGTTGACGGACGACTACGCGGAGTGGATCGCCGAAAACCGGAATGCCATCGGCAGCGAGGTCGTGGGATACGACATCCCCGCCACCGAGGCGATGGATCGATGCAATCTGATACTGGAGAGGCTCAGGGAAGGCGTCGATGTCCTCGCGTCGGACGACCGGGCGCTGGCCGCCTTCCGGTTCGCCAACCGGGCCATGGCCTCGCAGCGCATTCACAGCATCTACGCGCTCGCCAAGCGCCGTGGAGACGAGGTGACACTCGACGCGTTGAACGTCCGCAAGAACCGCTCGTGGCGACCTTTCCAGTTGGCGTTCATGCTGCTTTCGATTCCGGCGCTCGCCGACCCGACTCACCGGGACCGCACCCAACCCTTGGAGGCTTTCGCCGACCTGCTCTGGTTCCCCACCGGCGGTGGCAAGACCGAGGCCTATCTCGGTGTCGCGGCCTTCACCATGGGTATTCGGCGATTGCAGGGAGATATGGGCGGTCTCGATGGCGGACGTGGTCTCGCCGTCATCATGCGTTATACCTTGCGCCTGTTGACCCTGCAGCAGTTTCAACGGGCTACTGCCCTGATCTGCGCCATGGAGGTGCTCCGTCGAGGTGAACCGGCGGTCTGGGGCGAGACACCTTTCACCATCGGACTCTGGGTCGGCCAGCGGGTCACTCCGAACACCACCGAAGAGAGCCATGCCGCGATAGAAAAGGAACGGGACGGCAAGTATGGCACGGGCTCGACACCGGCCCAGTTGACCAGTTGTCCGTGGTGCGGCTCCGAGATCGCCCCTGGCCGTGAAATCAGAGTCGACAGGGATCTCGGTCGAACCTTCATCTATTGCGGCGACAAGTACGGCCGCTGCGAATTCAGTCAGGCCAAATCGAAGAATCTGGGACTTCCTGTGCTGGTGGTGGACAACGAAATCTATCGTCATCCGCCCTCGATGTTGATTGCCACCGTGGACAAATTCGCCATGATGGCTTGGCGTGGTCAGGTGCGCACACTCTTCGGCAAGGCGACCAGGGAATGCCCACGCCATGGACTGCTCTGGCCCGAGGCCGATTGCAATGGCAACCACAACGCCAAGGGCAATCTTCCACGTGTGAGCGTCAAGGAGATTACGCCGATCCGCCCGCCTGACCTTATCATTCAGGACGAATTCCATCTCATCAGCGGACCGTTGGGAACCATGGTTGGCCTGTACGAAACCGCCGTGGACGAGCTGTCGACCTGGTCGATCGACGGAAAGACGATCCGCCCCAAGGTCATCGCTTCGACCGCCACCGTTCGTAAGGCCGAGGAACAGGTTAACAACGTCTTTCTCAGGAAGGTTTCGGTGTTTCCGCCCCATGGTCTCGATGTCGAGGACAACTTTTTCTCGGTTCAGCGCTCTGTGGAAGACAAGCCTGGCCGTCTCTACATGGGGATCTGCTCGCCGGGCAGTTCCCGTCCCGCCGTTCTGATCCGTGTCTACGTCGCCCTTCTGACCGCCGCCCAGTCGCTGTTCCAGCGCTTCGGCGCGGCGGCCGACCCTTACATGACCGTGGTCGGATATTTCAATTCTCTGCGCGAGCTGGGTGGTATGCGGCGACTGGCAGAGGACGACGTGCAGACCCGTGCCTATCGCGTCCAGATGAGCGACGTGAAGCGACCGGGGCTGAGCCAGCGTTCGGTACGCATCGTGGACGAGCTGACCTCGCGGGTTTCGAACAAGGAGATTCCCAAGAAGCTCGACCAACTGGAGGTTAAGTTCAAGCCCACCTGGGAAAAGGGCGAGACGCGGGCCATCGACATCGTGCTGGCCACCAACATGCTGTCGGTGGGCGTCGACGTCAACCGCATCGGGTTGATGGTCGTCAACGGCCAACCGAAGAACACGGCGGAATACATTCAGGCCACGAGCCGCGTCGGCCGTTCCTTCCCGGGGCTCGTCTGTACGGTGCTCACCTGGTCGCGGCCTCGCGATCTGTCCCATTACGAAACGTTCGAGCACTATCACGCGACGTTCTACAAGCATGTCGAGGCCCAGTCGGTCACGCCGTTCGCGGCGAGAGCGCTGGACCGTGGCCTGACCGGTGCGATGGTGAGTCTCCTCCGGCTCGAAAACGATTCCATGAACCCGAATCCCGGGGCGCAATCCCTCGACAGTTCCGGCAAGGCGGAAGCCCTGAGAGCACGGAAAGTACTGTCCGAGCGTGCCTGGAAGGTGAAGGACAAGGCGGCGAAAACCATCGCCGACGCCATGACCGCCGATCGGATCGACCGGTGGGTGAAGGAGTCCGTGAAGACCGGGCGCAGGCTGGGTTACGAAACGGTACATGGACAAGGAGACCTCGCCGCCCTCCTGAAAAAGCCCGGAGCGTTGGCATGGGATGAATTCACGGTTCCCATGTCGATGCGCGAAGTGGAACCCGGAGTTCAACTGATCATGGATGCCTCGAAGCACTCTACCGAACCTCCGTCCTGGAAACCGAAGATCAAGAAAGCGAACGGAGGTGACGCATGA
- a CDS encoding KAP family P-loop NTPase fold protein, whose protein sequence is MTSLSADRPSTDPREDLFGHAPFAKSLADSICHYPSSDGLVLALYGPWGSGKSTVLGYVGHYLERQPQENRPVVVIFNPWWFSGQENLARAFLGQLRAVLPNKSEKYKKLGDLLGDFAEGIGGLIDLSGMTGGAGGRLGKLIGMVTKRKPKDVPALKSEISKILKEAGKRILIVIDDIDRLTPEETRQLFTVIKALADFPNVVYLLAFDRDVAAQAIEQQSGLPGERYLEKIIQVPFELPPVDRVALRAALFRRLDQVLGDASDGLFDQSYWTNVFHDGIDPLIKVPRDVVRFTNTLSVTYPAVRGEVNPVDFIALEAIRVFLPDLYDLVRTNQARFSGHSRDDVYEGARNASQAFHQQWVSEIPEALRESTRALLERIFPKIGLGYGTDWLAEWRRNLRACHPDVFPTYFRLTVPPGTVRRSDMTAWLSLAGVSADFGNVLVRAKDEKRPDGLSKARALLERLMDHVEKDIPDGQIPSVIQALLDVSDALIDPDDERGMFDFGNASRASRPVYHLLKRVEADQRAGILESALRSGNAVAVQLWLLQALDEEVTKTKDSGKATLLTVDGVERLKTVWLDRVRTLSGKASFLHHAELPRLLAAWRRWASEAEVRTWCDQTTASDEGLLSFLPRFLQHTRSQAMGDWAVRFQPRLNPAWLESYIDTAAFADRLRYLQRNDQIPSDAHEAASQYLLEFDMLQAGENPDGLNAFDD, encoded by the coding sequence ATGACCAGCCTATCCGCCGACCGCCCCAGCACCGATCCAAGAGAGGATCTATTCGGGCACGCGCCGTTTGCGAAGAGCTTGGCCGATAGTATCTGCCATTATCCGAGCAGTGATGGCTTGGTGCTCGCCCTCTACGGGCCGTGGGGCTCGGGCAAATCAACGGTGCTCGGCTATGTAGGCCACTATCTTGAACGCCAACCCCAAGAGAACCGACCTGTCGTCGTTATCTTCAACCCCTGGTGGTTCTCTGGGCAGGAAAATCTTGCCCGAGCATTCCTCGGCCAGCTTCGTGCCGTGTTGCCCAACAAGAGCGAGAAGTACAAGAAGCTGGGTGACCTGCTGGGTGATTTCGCGGAAGGCATCGGAGGCCTGATCGATCTGTCAGGCATGACAGGTGGTGCTGGTGGCAGGCTTGGGAAGCTCATCGGGATGGTGACCAAGCGAAAGCCGAAAGACGTACCTGCCCTCAAGTCCGAGATCAGTAAGATACTGAAGGAGGCCGGAAAGCGCATTTTGATCGTCATCGACGACATCGACCGCCTGACCCCGGAAGAGACGCGCCAGTTGTTCACGGTCATCAAGGCGCTGGCAGATTTCCCGAACGTCGTTTACCTGCTGGCCTTCGACCGTGATGTCGCCGCACAGGCCATCGAACAACAGAGCGGCCTGCCTGGCGAACGCTATCTAGAGAAGATCATTCAGGTGCCGTTCGAGTTGCCGCCGGTCGATCGCGTGGCTTTGCGGGCTGCCCTGTTCAGACGCCTTGATCAGGTGTTGGGTGACGCGTCAGATGGACTGTTCGACCAGTCCTATTGGACGAATGTATTTCACGATGGCATTGATCCACTGATCAAAGTGCCGCGTGATGTCGTTCGCTTCACCAATACGCTGTCGGTAACCTATCCTGCGGTACGCGGAGAGGTCAATCCCGTGGACTTCATCGCACTTGAGGCCATTCGGGTTTTTTTGCCCGATCTGTATGACCTCGTGCGAACGAATCAGGCACGGTTCTCCGGGCATAGTCGTGACGATGTATACGAGGGTGCCCGAAACGCCAGCCAAGCCTTTCATCAACAGTGGGTGAGCGAGATACCCGAAGCGCTACGGGAGAGCACCCGTGCCTTGCTTGAGCGTATCTTTCCGAAAATCGGCCTGGGGTACGGCACTGATTGGTTGGCCGAGTGGCGCAGGAATCTACGCGCCTGCCACCCTGATGTATTCCCGACTTATTTCCGACTCACCGTTCCCCCCGGAACCGTCCGCCGCAGTGACATGACAGCGTGGCTTAGTCTGGCCGGAGTATCTGCAGATTTCGGCAATGTTCTTGTTCGGGCCAAAGATGAAAAACGTCCCGACGGCCTATCGAAGGCGCGGGCGCTACTCGAACGACTGATGGATCATGTCGAAAAAGATATCCCGGATGGGCAGATACCATCGGTTATCCAAGCACTTCTCGACGTCAGTGATGCGTTGATAGATCCCGACGACGAACGTGGAATGTTTGATTTCGGCAATGCTTCTCGGGCGTCACGCCCGGTTTACCACCTCCTGAAGCGCGTGGAAGCAGATCAGCGCGCCGGCATATTGGAGTCAGCCCTCCGATCAGGCAACGCAGTCGCCGTGCAGTTGTGGCTCTTGCAGGCCCTGGACGAGGAGGTCACGAAGACAAAGGATTCTGGTAAGGCCACGTTGTTGACCGTTGACGGGGTCGAACGACTGAAGACAGTCTGGCTGGATCGAGTGCGGACGCTATCAGGTAAGGCGAGTTTCCTGCATCACGCAGAATTACCAAGACTTCTCGCCGCATGGCGACGGTGGGCGAGCGAAGCCGAAGTCCGAACATGGTGTGATCAAACCACGGCGTCCGACGAAGGACTGCTGAGCTTTCTTCCGAGATTTCTTCAGCACACAAGGTCCCAGGCCATGGGTGATTGGGCGGTTCGCTTCCAACCTCGTCTCAACCCAGCTTGGTTGGAAAGCTACATAGATACGGCCGCCTTCGCAGACCGACTTCGCTATTTGCAGCGAAACGATCAGATACCCTCTGACGCTCATGAGGCCGCATCTCAATACCTTCTAGAGTTTGACATGCTTCAGGCGGGAGAAAACCCGGATGGGCTCAATGCATTTGATGATTGA